From Pedobacter sp. MC2016-14:
TGGTAAACAGATGCTTTGATGGGATGCCTTGTTCTGAAGCAGATCAGCAGTTGAACAGACGTACCGAGTTTGATGTAATCATCAATGGTGTAAACATCACCAGAACAAACTGCGACGATATGTAACATTCCTCGCCTGGCGGGGTTGTTCCTTCCTCATGAAAGTTAGGTTTGCATGAAATGAGGATTGCTACTCATTTCTAAATCACTAAGCATACAAAGAGATCATAAAAAAGCCTATCCGAAAAAACGGATAGGCTTTTTTATGATCTTGTTTTAAGCTATACTTGCTCTTTTTGAACTACAGCAGGGAAAGTTTGCAGGATGATTTTAAAGTCTAGCCAGAATGAATAATTCTGCGCATAGAAATTATCCAGCTTTTTACGTTCTCTTTCAGACATATCAGCCTTTCCTCTTCTGCTTACCTGCCATAATCCGGTTAAACCTGCAGGACCAAGAAAACGCATTGACCATTCATTAGAAGTCAGCATTTCTGCTTCATACAGTGGCAATGGACGGTTTCCTACTACAGACATATCGCCGAAGAAAACATTTAAAAGTTGAGGCAGCTCATCTATACTGTATTTTCTGATGAAGTGTCCAAATTTAGTGATTCTTGGATCATTCTTTAATTTCACAAAAGTTGTGGCGCCGGTTTCTGACTTGTCATATTGATTAAGTTCATTACTTAACGCCTGAAGCTCATTACTGGCATTGGCACGCATAGAACGAAACTTGTAGAAGTCGAACACCTGATACCCGGTCCCTACCCTTTTACTTTTAAAAATAATTGGCCCCTTAGATTCAATAGCAATGATAATGGCTACAATTAATAAAAAAGGAGAAAGCACTAATAAAACCATACCTGAACTTACAATGTCAAATATTCTTTTGTAAATAGGGATTTTGTACGTAACATCAATTTTAGCAAGGTCTGCCATCTGAGGTTTGATGAGTTTAAACTTCACCAAAAAAATGATCCGCTCGCAAAGATCTTCCAATGGAACCGGAGACACATAAAGGTCATTCACTTTATGCTTCATCGCCATTTCCCTGATTTCGGGATCTGCAGATTTAGAAAGCAATACGATAACCAATCCTTTTAATAAAGGATCTTTCTTTATTGACCTGATAAATTCAAAAGATTTCACTTTATCATCTACTTCCATCACAATGACGTCTGGTAAATTGAATAAAGATTGGTCTTTAAGGTAATTAATGCAGTCTTCTATAGTAGGTTCCTGATGCAGAAAAAATGTCTGCTCTAACCTGGGTAAAGCTTCCTCTTTAAAAGATTCCCCGGAATAAAGTAACCTGATTGGATTTTTTGAACTAACCTCGGATTGAATCATACTTTAAGAAAACATTAGAAATTGCTGTTTTTAATTGCGCAGGATTGAATGGTTTTGGGATGAAATCATCCACGGTGAAACTCATTTTAGATACCAATCCTTCTAAATCACTGGCACCTGATAAGATAATTACAGGTGTATGTCTGTAAAAGCCACTTATTTTTAGATTGTAAATGAATGAACTTCCGTCAAAATAAGGCATTTCAAGATCTGATATAATTAAGGCGGGCGAATGGCCTTCTTCCAACCAGGTTAAGGCCTCCACCCCGCTGGTTTTGATAATTAAGTCATATTCAGCAGATAAAACAAAATTCAACAATTTGAGAATTGTGATTTCATCATCTACGATAAGTATTTGTTTCTTAGACATACCAAATTAAATATTCCACATCCATTTAATAAACGAACATACGAAATTATAACAGAATGTGCTGAATTTTATACTATAAAAATCAAAATTGCCATTATTGGCAAAAAAAAAGCTGAAACATATGCATTTATGTTTCAGCTTTTAAATATAACATTAAAATAATGTTAGCTAATGATTAGCACTATTGAGCACGGCCAGACTTTTTATCTTCACCACGGCCAATAAGATAACCAGCACCTGCTCCGGCTACACCACCGATAATAGCACCTTTTCCTTTACCAATTAACGCGCCACCAACTGCACCAGCACCGGCCCCTATTAATGTACCTTTTGCTGCACTACTCCAACCTTTCTTTTTGGTTGTGGTGGTAGTAGTGGTAGTTTGACTTGTTGCAGGTGCTGCATTGGCTGATGCCCGTTGCTCTGCAAGCATAAGCGTACGTTTCTCTTCTGCTACTCGTGCCACTTCTTTCTGACGATCTGCTTCTTGTTTTTGCATCACAACAGCTTTATTCAAACTGTCTAACCTGATACTGTCTTTTACAGCTTTAACGGCAGCTTGCATAGCAGCTTCTTCTTTTGCTTTATTTGTACATGCCGAAAAAACGACAGCGATTGCGAATATTGCGAATAACCTTTTCATAATAATAAATTTAATTTGTTTTGTTAATGATAACTTAGAAAAAATGATGCCAAACTTAAAACTGGCTATTTATCTTCTAACGGGGAATGCCCGATACGCGCGCTGGTATCAGAGTCATCATCCTCACCATCTGGGTTATGGGAGATGCGATCACTGTCCTGATCATAACGAATACGGTTGTCTGAAGAACCATCTGCATCTAATCCCAAATTTTCTGTATCTGGTAGTACTTGCTTTTGCTGTTTCATATTCTATACGTTTAAATACATAACAAATGTTAGGCTTTTAGGTTTTTACCTTTCTATTCATTACTTTCACTGCATATATAGATTACATGATATGAGTACATTAGGAAAAGTTAAATGGTTCAATTCTTCTAAAGGGTTTGGTTTTATCACTCCTGAACAAGGAGGAAAAGATATTTTTGTTCATTTTTCAGCAATTGCAGGAGATGCATTTAAAAATCTCACTGAAGGAGATAGTGTTGAATTTGAATTAAACGAAGGAAAAAAAGGCCCTGAAGCCTCAAATGTTAAGGTTCTTTAATCTGATTGATTTCGCTTAAATGACGCTGGTCATAACAGCTAACATATAGAGGATGTCTTTGCAGGCATCCTCTTTTGTTTATATATAACTAGCTTTTATATTATAATACGGATGGAGACAAAAAAATACACGATTAGCATCCTTGGTTGCGGATGGTACGGACTGGCAATGGGAGGCTGCCTTGTTAAAAATGGTCACACTGTTAAGGGCTCTACAACTTCTGAAAATAAACTGGCCTTACTTGAAAAGGCCGGCATACAGCCTTACCTATTAAACTTAACAGACGATACCGCAACCGTCGCGGCTGACTTTTTTAAATCAGAGCTGCTGATCATAGCCTTGCCTCCAAAAAAGCTAACTACAGAAAAACAGGCTTACGATAAATGCATTGAGAGAATTGCAGCACTGGCCACAGCAGATGATGTTAAGCAAGTTATCTTTATCAGTTCTACTTCTGTTTATAAAGACAGCTGCGATTTGGTGGATGAGTATACGCGACCCCATGCCAGTACCTCCTCAGCAGAAGGAATTTTAGCTGCTGAGCATCTACTTTTCATGAACAACGGTTTTGTTACTACAGTGATCAGATTTGCGGGGCTGGTTGGACCGGAAAGAGCACCCGGTCGTTTTTTTGCCGGTAAAAAAGACATTCCAAATGGAAAAGCGCCTATAAACCTTATTCATTTGGATGATTGCCTTGGTATCACCCTTGCTATCATTGAGCTGTCTGCATTTGGGAATATCTATAATGCTTGTTGCCCGCATCACCCCGAAAAGCAGGATTTTTATACCAGAGCTACTTTAAATATAGGATTGCCTGTTCCTGCTTTTAAAGATGAACTTTTAACCTGGAAAAAAATATCGTCTGTACGTATTTCCGAAAATCTCAATTATCAATGGAAGGTGGGGAATTGGGATGAATGGCTTGAGGCTGAAAAATAATTGATATATTGGGTGGCTTTAGAAGAAGATAATATATGAAGTTAACGATATGGGGCGCAGCTAAACAGGTTACCGGAAGCATGCACCTTTTGCAACTGGAGGGTTATACCATTTTGGTAGATTGTGGATTGGATTATGAAAAGGGCACATATCAAGAAGAAAACCAGTACTTTCCTTTCGATCCGCGTGAGATAGATGTGGTTATTTTAACACATGCACACATTGACCATTCTGGAAATTTACCCACACTGGTGAGACTTGGCTTTAGTGGTCAGATTTTAAGCACCGCAGCCACAGCCGATTTAACCGAGATCCTATTGATGGACTCTGTGAATATCTTTTTGAGCAAACAGCAGAAAAGGTCTAAAGGTAGAAAACACCATAGCGGCCCACTGCCACTTTATGTTTATAAGCACGTTACAGAAACTATGGAGCGCTTTATAACAATAGGCTTTCATAAAGATTTCAAAATAAATACACAGGTATCGGTAACGTTCATTCCTGTTGGTCATTTGCTTGGTGCAGCGGCAGTGGTACTAACCGTAACCGAAAACGGCAGCCAGAAGAAAATTGCTTTTACCGGGGACATTGGCAGAAAGAATTATCCTGTATTAACAGATCCGGAACCTATTCCACAAGTAGATTATTTAGTAACCGAATCTACCTATGGCGGCAGGCTACATTCTAAAGACAGCACCCTGCAGGATAAACTTATTGAAACCATAAATGAAACCTGCATTAAATTTCCGGGGCGGCTGATTATTCCAGCCTTTAGTATAGGAAGGACACAGTCACTTGTATTTGCACTAAATAAGATCTTTAGCACAGGATTACTGCCGCCTGTTAAAGTTTTTGTTGACAGTCCACTGGCCAGTGCCGCAACGGAGGTATACAGAAAGCATCATCAATTGGTGAACGAAGAGGCCAGGGCTTTTTATAACAGGGCTGGTGATGAATTTGAATTTGATGGTCTCTCTTATGTGCATGACAAGAGAGAGAGTATTTCGATTTCTAATTATCATGAACCCTGCATCATCATATCCTCTGCCGGGATGCTTGAAGGAGGGCGGATACAAGACCATTTATATTATAACATCCAGAACTATTATTGCACAATTTTATTTATCGGGTACTGCGCAAAAGGCACACTTGGAAGCCGCCTGTTGCGTGGAGATCCTATTGTGCGATTAAGGAACAGGGACCTGATGGTATATGCAACCATTAAACAAACAGATCTGCTAAGCGGACATGGTGACCATGATGACCTGATCAATAATGCAAAGCATCAGAACCCTAAATTAACCAGGCATATTTTCCTGGTACACGGAGAAGATAAAAGTCTCCAAAGCCTGAGTAAGGCATTTAGCGAATTGGGATATACAGTAAGTATTCCTGAAAAAGGTGAAACTTTTATATTGTAATTTTATTTTTTGAGTTAAATTGTATCAAAAACTATACAGACAAATGCCTTTTTAAGCACAAGTAACTGCATAGAAATAATTTTATGCATACATAATAAAGTGTTGATATATAGCTTATTTAAGAAATAAGGGAATTAAAACCGGCTTTGGCAGGATTATTTCTATTGGGTAGTCAAATCAGTAATAAACGAGCTGATGACATCTAATGAATACAAAAATGAACTTAAAAATTACAAAATCGGCTTTGGTACTGTCCTTAGTAGGACTATCAAGCGCACTGTTTGCTCAGGACTCGGATACAACGAAACGTTTTGATAAAAAAGATTTCCGCACATGGTCAATTGGTTTAAACGGTGGTATGCTTACTCACTACACACCTTTCAACAACAGTAACAATGGTGATTATTACACGCCGAAAGAGAGCTGGGGTTACGGTGGTTACATCAAAAAACAAATTACTCCTGGATTTGGTTTACAGGCTGACTTCTTAGCTGGTAAAGTTGAAGGTATGAGAGCAAACGGTGCTTCTCTTACAACTGCTCAAAGAGATGCTTCTACTTTCTCTACCAGAATTGACTGGTCTGCAGCTTTAAAAGCTAATTTTACAATTGCTAACTTAAGCTTAAACCATAAAAATGGTGTATTTTCACCTTATTTAACTGCTGGTGCCGGTTACATGTCATCTAGTGCTGCTACTAACTTTGTAGGTGGTACTAATGATGGTTTCCAGGAAAACTGGTTTGTACCGGTTGGTGCAGGTTTTAAATTGGGATTATCTAACACGATTAACCTTGATTTTGGTTATGACGTAAACTTCATGAAATCTCATAATTTTGACGGCTTAGTTGGTAATGCTAATGACAGATTCTCTTATGCACACGCTGGTTTAGAGTTTGCACTGGGTAAAAAATCTAGTCCTCAATTGCAAAACTACAGTGCATTGGCTGCTTTACGTGAGCAAACTGCTGCTGAAAGTGCTGAGTTAAGAAGAGCATTATCTACACAAGAAGAAAATGCAAGAAGAGATAGAGAAGCTGCTGCTGCTAAATATGCTCAGGAAATGGGTGATGATGATGGTGATGGTGTAGCTAACAAATTTGACAAATGTCCAGGTACTCCATCAGGAACAGTTGTTGATGGTGCTGGTTGTCCACTAAGAGCTCCTTCTCAAATTATCAGAGAAAAAGTTATTGTAACTGAAGCTGACCGTAAAGTTGTTGGTGAAGCAATTAAAAACTTAGAGTTTGAATTGGGTAAAGCTACAATTAAAGCTAAATCTTATGAAACTTTGAACCGTGTAGCTGCTTTATTGGTTGAGAAAAACTTTAGCCTTAAATTAGCTGGCCACACAGATAACACTGGTTCAATGGCTTTAAACTTACGTTTATCTAAAGACAGAGCAGAAGCTGTTAAAGCTTACTTAGTGTCTCAAGGTGCTAACCCATCAGTAATTGAAGCAACTGGTTACGGTCCAAACCAACCAATTGCTACAAACAAAACTGCTGCTGGTCGTCAGCAAAACAGAAGAGTTGAATTCTCATTGTTCTAAACCTTGTTTAGATCATCCAGATTCAATTCCGGATATAAAAAAAGCCCGCAAAAATTTTGCGGGCTTTTTTTATGACATGTAGGCAATGGTTATCCCCTTAATTTCCTGTAAACCGCAGCAAGGAATGATTTTAAAAATGGAGCTACTCTTAAACTTTTCATGATTTGAAGATCTTCAAAAATAGACGTCTCTGCATCCAGAAAGGAAAAAATGGTTGAAGCAGGTGTGCCTTTAAATAAATCATAAAACAATTGGTGCCCCTGATAACGGTTTCCATCTAAAACATTTAGCAAGGTGCTATCATACAATTGTTGTTTTAAAGCTATTGTTTCTGCACCGAAACTGGCATGGCCGTGTTGTTTCAAACTATGAAGTATTTTTGAGATTGTTTTTTGTGTATTGATGAAAGTATATCCTGTGCTGGCTCTTGTATCACCTCCTGCAGTACCGATATTTACAATAGAGCCATCAAAACGATTAAACATATGATCTGTCATTGGGATAGCACCAAATTCCTCTTCAATAACTTTATATTGGGTTATATTTAATTCGTCATTTATATAGGTCTCAATTTTTGCGTCATACTCAGCTGGCCTTAACAAAGATTTAGAAAAAATGGTATACTCCACAAAAATTACAGATTCACTAAGCGGCAGGGTATAAAAAAAGGTTGTTCCATGCTCCTGACTGGTTCTAAAGTCCATTAAATGAGCGGCACGTAGGCGTGTAGGTTCGTTTAATTGTATAATAACCCCTTTAAAATGCTGTAAAAAATACTGACTGTGCGAATGTAAAACTGGTTTCTGGTAAATAGAATTAAATAAAAATTCACCTGCAAACTGATAGCGCGCGGTATGCAGAAAACTTTGCTGGTCTTTGTGATACCATGATCTAACTTCATCCAGGTAAAAGGAAACGTTGGGGAAGGTTTTTAAGTAAGCAAGTACAAAATTATAAAAATCAAGACTACGAATGGTACAATAAGTATAGGGAGCAGCGTCAAGATGTAATTGCTTTCCAGAATTGGAATAGAACAAAAGATCATTCCAACTATGGGATATGATTTCATCAAAATCTGTCTGCTCTTTTTTCCAGAACGACCAGGTTTTGTCGTTATTTTGCTTTGAATGTTTATCTACAACAACAATATGTTTATCATGCCATAAGCCCTCCTTTAAGGCACGATAAAGCAGGCTTAAGCCTGCCATTCCCCCACCGGAAATAATGATATCACACTTGATGTTTTCCATTGCATTTAAGTACTGAACCCAAATCTATGGAAACTATATGGGTAATTTTTGATTATGTTAATACTTCAAAATATTCACTGGCAATTTTATTAAAAATCTGCCTTGTGAGTGGCTTATGCATAAAGGTTACAATTTCTTTATTCTGCATAGCTAATGCTTCATCGTCTGGATTAGTCGAGGTAGTTAGCATGATTACTTTGATTTCTTCTTTCTGACGTTGATCCAGCGTCCCATACTCCTGCATAAAATCCCATCCACTCATGCCAGGCATATTGATATCTAAAAAGATCAATCCAGGTCTGGGAGCATCCATTTCGATGTTTTCATACTTTCCGGAAGAGGTTAAAAATTCTAAAGCCTCCCTGGCAGATGTGATGGATTTTACATCCACATCTATGTTTGATGTAGAAAGTATCTTTCGATGTATAAAGTTGGTCGGCACATCGTCATCAATTAATAAAACACAATTAAGGCCTTTATATTTAATTATCGGTTGTATATCTTCGCTTTTATCAGCTTTCATTATGGGGATTATTTGTTTAAGGTGAAACAAAAAGTACTGCCTTGCTGAAGGGTTGATTCTACATAAATCTCACCATCATGAAGCTCTACAATTTTTTTGCAATGTGCAAGGCCTATTCCGTTGCCTTCATATTCTGACCTATGGTTTAAACGCTGAAAAATAACAAATATTTTCTCTTTATAGCGTTCGTCCAGGCCTATTCCGTTGTCTCTAACTAAAAATTTCCAACCCTGCTCCTGCTTTTCAGCGGATATTTCTATTTCTGGAATGCTACCAGGCTTTCTAAATTTTATAGCATTACTGATTAGATTTTGAAAAAGTTGTCTGATTTGGGTTTCATTCCCATTTACTACCGGCAAATTATTAAAATAAATGTTAGCACCGCTTTTTTGAATACTGGAATGCAAATCATTTTTAACCTGTTCTACCAAAATTTCGCAATCTACAGTACTAATCCTGCTCACACCGATCCTGGAGTAATCCAGCAATCCTTTAATGAGTTCTTTCATCCGCTCAGCAGATTGAGAGATATAGCTAAGATAAAGCAGCCCATCGTTATCCAGGCTTCCAGAATATTCTTCTTTTAATAAATCAATAAAATTGGTTACGGTTAACAAGGGCTCTTGTAAATCATGAGAAGCGATGTAGACAAACTGCTCTAATTGCTTGTTATAAGCAGCTAATTCTCTGGCATAGTTCCGTATTGCCCTGTCTTTCCTCATTTTTTCAGTGAGGTCCCGGGTAACTTTAGAAAATCCAAGTACATTTTTATTTTCATCGTACATGGCTTTAATGAGGATGCTGCCCCAAAAACGGTGTCCGTCTTTTTTTACCCGCCAGCCTTCATCTGATGCTTTACCAAGTTTTACGGCTGCCTGAAGCAGGGATTCGGGCTTTCCATTCAGCAAATCTTCCTCCGTATAGAAGATTCTGAAATTTTTACCAATAACTTCGGCTGAGCTATATCCTTTGATGTTTTCTGCTCCTTTGTTCCAGTCTACAATGTTCCCCTCTTTATCTAAAAATAAAATAGCATAATCTTCTATTTCATCTAGCATATTAAGGAGTTCCGTTTGATCTTTACCGAAGTGCATTTATAACATCTATATTAAGTTGATAGGTTAAGGCCATTTTCAAAATACGAGCCAATTAAAAAAGCGGCTTGATTTGGCTTTAATATGGCCCTTTCTAATAAATCGAGCAATTATTTCTCATATTGTGGAGTAAACAAATTCCCATGTTTACACACCTGACCACACGGTATCGAGAAACCATTTTTTTGAATCATAGAAATGTGCAATCGGTTTAAAACCTGCCGCTCTTGCAATAGCATCGGTTTCTTCGACACTATATTTTTGAGAGATTTCCATATCAATATATTCATTTTCTTTGAAATGAAAGGTATGGTCTGAGATATTTACTACCTGATCCGTCAAACTGATCAGGTAGCTTCTGCATGCACCGGTAGAGGGATCGTAGGATGGATAATGTTCAAACTGGCTAAGGATAAAATTTCCCTTTAGTTCGCGGTTGATTCTTTTAAGCAGGTTAAGGTTAAAATCACGGGTGTATCCCGCTGCATCATTATACGCTGCACGGATGACGCGCGGATGCTTTTTTAGATCGAAACCAATCAGTAGCAAGTCGTCTGGTTTTAGCAGGGTACGTAACCTTTTACAAAAATCCAGGGCTTCATCAGGTTTAAAGTTACCGATGTTACCTCCCAGAAAGAGCACTACCTTTTTACGTGAAGATATTGCATAGGCTTTTTGGAGCATTTCAAAATATTCTCCGTTTAAACCTGTTACTTTAAGTCCTGGTATGGCATTGGGAAGATTTTTTTCCAGGTAATTGACCATACTAGAAGAGATGTCTATAGGCATGTAGGTGAAATCTGCACCTTGTTCATGAAGCTCAGCAAGCAGATAACTGGATTTTGTGGCGTCCCCCGCTCCGAGCTCAACCAAATCAAATTCAGCAAAGCCATTTTTTAATGTTAATGCAAGCTCCTTTGTACGCGTTTTGAAAATTTCCATTTCACAATTCGTGGGGTAATATTCTACACTACCCATAATCTGCTGAAAGAGCTTATCTCCTGCTTCATCATAAAAATATTTGGAGTTCAAGCTTTTTGGGCTTTGATTCAGGTCTCGTAAAACCTCTTTTAAAAATTGTTCCATGGTTTATTTTGCAAGCCTGATTCCGCTAAACATCCACCTTAATTGAGGGTGAAAAAAATTTCTGTAGGTTGACCGACTGTGGTTTAATGAGCTGGCAACTGATGCGCCCCGAAGTACCTTTTGGTTAACCATAAATTTGCCATTGTACTCTCCTAATGCTCCTGCGGCCTTCGAAAATCCAGGATATGGAAGATATGCACTTTCGGTCCACTCCCATAAGTTACCCCATTGTAATTGAGCAGCCGCAACTTCCCATTCAAATTCTGTTGGCAAGCGCATTCCCTTCCATTGTGCAAAGGCTGCAGCTTCATAATAACTTATATGGTTTACCGGTTTCGCAGCTGCTATTGGCCGTAATCCTGAAAGGGTGTAGCTATACCAACAATCTTCTATTTTATACCAATACATTGGTGACTGTATCAGATTTTCATTAACCCAATCCCATCCTTCGGCATGCCATAAATTGAAGTTGCTATAACCTCCATCTTGTATAAAATCAAGATATTCTGAATTACTGACCAGCTTTGTGGATATACTAAAATCCTGAATATACGTTTTATGCCTGCCCAATTCATTATCAAAATGAAAGCCTGAACCATTAAAACCTATTTCATAAACACCTTCGCTAATATCAATCCAATGTTCTGTATTGGCAGTGGTATCAGCTAAATTTTGATCTATTGTTTCAGTACTGTAAGCAGGGAAAAGGGGATTATGTCCTAAAATATATTTAATATCATACCACAACAGTTCTTGATGTTGCTCTTCATGATTTAAGCCTAATTGCATTAACGCTTCGATTTCAGCATTTGGGCTTGTGCTTAAAAAGCCTTCCATCGCTTCATCTACATAAGCCCTATATAAAAATACTTCATCTACAGTAGGCCGACTTAGGTTGCCACGATCTGTACGAATTACTCTAGCCCCAATATTTTCATAATAACTATTGAAAACATAATTGTATTCTATGTTATAGGGAACGTATGCTGCAGCATGAGGGATCAGGATAAATGTTTCAAAAAACCATGTTGTATGCCCTAAATGCCATTTTGGTGGACTTACATCTACTATGGGTTGCACCACATAATCTTCCTTTTGCAATTTCGAACAAATCAGTACGCTATGCGCCCTGACTTTGGCATACTGCTTCCAAAGTGACATGCTTTATTTAGTTAAATGTTTGGTTAAATCTGTTATGCTATTGATCTGCAA
This genomic window contains:
- a CDS encoding sugar transferase: MIQSEVSSKNPIRLLYSGESFKEEALPRLEQTFFLHQEPTIEDCINYLKDQSLFNLPDVIVMEVDDKVKSFEFIRSIKKDPLLKGLVIVLLSKSADPEIREMAMKHKVNDLYVSPVPLEDLCERIIFLVKFKLIKPQMADLAKIDVTYKIPIYKRIFDIVSSGMVLLVLSPFLLIVAIIIAIESKGPIIFKSKRVGTGYQVFDFYKFRSMRANASNELQALSNELNQYDKSETGATTFVKLKNDPRITKFGHFIRKYSIDELPQLLNVFFGDMSVVGNRPLPLYEAEMLTSNEWSMRFLGPAGLTGLWQVSRRGKADMSERERKKLDNFYAQNYSFWLDFKIILQTFPAVVQKEQV
- a CDS encoding two-component system response regulator; its protein translation is MSKKQILIVDDEITILKLLNFVLSAEYDLIIKTSGVEALTWLEEGHSPALIISDLEMPYFDGSSFIYNLKISGFYRHTPVIILSGASDLEGLVSKMSFTVDDFIPKPFNPAQLKTAISNVFLKYDSIRG
- a CDS encoding YMGG-like glycine zipper-containing protein yields the protein MKRLFAIFAIAVVFSACTNKAKEEAAMQAAVKAVKDSIRLDSLNKAVVMQKQEADRQKEVARVAEEKRTLMLAEQRASANAAPATSQTTTTTTTTKKKGWSSAAKGTLIGAGAGAVGGALIGKGKGAIIGGVAGAGAGYLIGRGEDKKSGRAQ
- a CDS encoding cold-shock protein produces the protein MSTLGKVKWFNSSKGFGFITPEQGGKDIFVHFSAIAGDAFKNLTEGDSVEFELNEGKKGPEASNVKVL
- a CDS encoding NAD(P)H-binding protein, with the protein product METKKYTISILGCGWYGLAMGGCLVKNGHTVKGSTTSENKLALLEKAGIQPYLLNLTDDTATVAADFFKSELLIIALPPKKLTTEKQAYDKCIERIAALATADDVKQVIFISSTSVYKDSCDLVDEYTRPHASTSSAEGILAAEHLLFMNNGFVTTVIRFAGLVGPERAPGRFFAGKKDIPNGKAPINLIHLDDCLGITLAIIELSAFGNIYNACCPHHPEKQDFYTRATLNIGLPVPAFKDELLTWKKISSVRISENLNYQWKVGNWDEWLEAEK
- a CDS encoding MBL fold metallo-hydrolase, which translates into the protein MKLTIWGAAKQVTGSMHLLQLEGYTILVDCGLDYEKGTYQEENQYFPFDPREIDVVILTHAHIDHSGNLPTLVRLGFSGQILSTAATADLTEILLMDSVNIFLSKQQKRSKGRKHHSGPLPLYVYKHVTETMERFITIGFHKDFKINTQVSVTFIPVGHLLGAAAVVLTVTENGSQKKIAFTGDIGRKNYPVLTDPEPIPQVDYLVTESTYGGRLHSKDSTLQDKLIETINETCIKFPGRLIIPAFSIGRTQSLVFALNKIFSTGLLPPVKVFVDSPLASAATEVYRKHHQLVNEEARAFYNRAGDEFEFDGLSYVHDKRESISISNYHEPCIIISSAGMLEGGRIQDHLYYNIQNYYCTILFIGYCAKGTLGSRLLRGDPIVRLRNRDLMVYATIKQTDLLSGHGDHDDLINNAKHQNPKLTRHIFLVHGEDKSLQSLSKAFSELGYTVSIPEKGETFIL
- a CDS encoding OmpA family protein is translated as MNLKITKSALVLSLVGLSSALFAQDSDTTKRFDKKDFRTWSIGLNGGMLTHYTPFNNSNNGDYYTPKESWGYGGYIKKQITPGFGLQADFLAGKVEGMRANGASLTTAQRDASTFSTRIDWSAALKANFTIANLSLNHKNGVFSPYLTAGAGYMSSSAATNFVGGTNDGFQENWFVPVGAGFKLGLSNTINLDFGYDVNFMKSHNFDGLVGNANDRFSYAHAGLEFALGKKSSPQLQNYSALAALREQTAAESAELRRALSTQEENARRDREAAAAKYAQEMGDDDGDGVANKFDKCPGTPSGTVVDGAGCPLRAPSQIIREKVIVTEADRKVVGEAIKNLEFELGKATIKAKSYETLNRVAALLVEKNFSLKLAGHTDNTGSMALNLRLSKDRAEAVKAYLVSQGANPSVIEATGYGPNQPIATNKTAAGRQQNRRVEFSLF
- a CDS encoding lycopene cyclase family protein, with protein sequence MENIKCDIIISGGGMAGLSLLYRALKEGLWHDKHIVVVDKHSKQNNDKTWSFWKKEQTDFDEIISHSWNDLLFYSNSGKQLHLDAAPYTYCTIRSLDFYNFVLAYLKTFPNVSFYLDEVRSWYHKDQQSFLHTARYQFAGEFLFNSIYQKPVLHSHSQYFLQHFKGVIIQLNEPTRLRAAHLMDFRTSQEHGTTFFYTLPLSESVIFVEYTIFSKSLLRPAEYDAKIETYINDELNITQYKVIEEEFGAIPMTDHMFNRFDGSIVNIGTAGGDTRASTGYTFINTQKTISKILHSLKQHGHASFGAETIALKQQLYDSTLLNVLDGNRYQGHQLFYDLFKGTPASTIFSFLDAETSIFEDLQIMKSLRVAPFLKSFLAAVYRKLRG
- a CDS encoding response regulator — translated: MKADKSEDIQPIIKYKGLNCVLLIDDDVPTNFIHRKILSTSNIDVDVKSITSAREALEFLTSSGKYENIEMDAPRPGLIFLDINMPGMSGWDFMQEYGTLDQRQKEEIKVIMLTTSTNPDDEALAMQNKEIVTFMHKPLTRQIFNKIASEYFEVLT
- a CDS encoding ATP-binding protein — translated: MLDEIEDYAILFLDKEGNIVDWNKGAENIKGYSSAEVIGKNFRIFYTEEDLLNGKPESLLQAAVKLGKASDEGWRVKKDGHRFWGSILIKAMYDENKNVLGFSKVTRDLTEKMRKDRAIRNYARELAAYNKQLEQFVYIASHDLQEPLLTVTNFIDLLKEEYSGSLDNDGLLYLSYISQSAERMKELIKGLLDYSRIGVSRISTVDCEILVEQVKNDLHSSIQKSGANIYFNNLPVVNGNETQIRQLFQNLISNAIKFRKPGSIPEIEISAEKQEQGWKFLVRDNGIGLDERYKEKIFVIFQRLNHRSEYEGNGIGLAHCKKIVELHDGEIYVESTLQQGSTFCFTLNK
- the egtD gene encoding L-histidine N(alpha)-methyltransferase is translated as MEQFLKEVLRDLNQSPKSLNSKYFYDEAGDKLFQQIMGSVEYYPTNCEMEIFKTRTKELALTLKNGFAEFDLVELGAGDATKSSYLLAELHEQGADFTYMPIDISSSMVNYLEKNLPNAIPGLKVTGLNGEYFEMLQKAYAISSRKKVVLFLGGNIGNFKPDEALDFCKRLRTLLKPDDLLLIGFDLKKHPRVIRAAYNDAAGYTRDFNLNLLKRINRELKGNFILSQFEHYPSYDPSTGACRSYLISLTDQVVNISDHTFHFKENEYIDMEISQKYSVEETDAIARAAGFKPIAHFYDSKKWFLDTVWSGV